In Streptomyces sp. P3, one DNA window encodes the following:
- the crcB gene encoding fluoride efflux transporter CrcB has translation MNWLVVVAGGMIGAPLRYLTDRAVQSRHDSVFPWGTFVVNVVGCLILGTLTGAATVGPDLRLFLGAGLCGALTTYSTFSYETLRLTETGAGLQAVANAVGSVVVGLGAAFAGVALGQWAWS, from the coding sequence GTGAACTGGCTGGTGGTCGTCGCCGGCGGCATGATCGGCGCACCGCTGCGCTACCTGACCGACCGCGCGGTGCAGTCCCGGCACGACTCCGTCTTCCCCTGGGGCACCTTCGTCGTCAACGTCGTCGGCTGCCTGATCCTCGGTACGTTGACCGGCGCCGCGACGGTCGGCCCCGACCTGCGGTTGTTCCTGGGGGCGGGGTTGTGCGGGGCGCTGACCACCTACTCCACGTTCTCGTACGAGACGCTGCGGCTGACCGAGACCGGGGCCGGACTGCAGGCGGTCGCCAACGCCGTCGGGAGCGTGGTCGTGGGTCTGGGGGCCGCGTTCGCCGGGGTCGCCCTCGGGCAGTGGGCGTGGTCGTGA
- a CDS encoding undecaprenyl-diphosphate phosphatase, whose amino-acid sequence MSAISVGQAVVLGAVEGVTEFLPVSSTGHLKITEGLMHIPVDDDAVVGFSAVIQVGAIAAVLVYFRKDIVRIVSAWFRGLRDRGERHGHDYKFAWWVIYATIPIVVVGLAAKPLIEGPLASLWVVAGSLIVGSGVMWAADQMGRHKRGEDDTSFKDAMLVGSSQILALLFPGFSRSGATMSTALILDLDRVAATRLSFFLGIPALTGAGIYELKDALGTGAGAAPLAVGTAVSFVVAYASIAWLLKFVAKHSFNAFVVYRIVVGLALFGLLATGVLDS is encoded by the coding sequence ATGAGCGCCATCTCCGTCGGCCAGGCCGTCGTCCTCGGAGCCGTCGAGGGAGTGACCGAGTTCCTCCCCGTCTCCTCCACCGGTCATCTGAAGATCACCGAGGGGCTGATGCACATTCCGGTCGACGACGACGCGGTCGTCGGGTTCTCCGCCGTCATCCAGGTCGGGGCGATCGCCGCCGTGCTCGTGTACTTCCGCAAGGACATCGTGCGGATCGTGTCGGCGTGGTTCCGGGGGCTCCGCGACCGGGGGGAGCGCCACGGCCACGACTACAAATTCGCCTGGTGGGTGATCTACGCGACCATTCCGATCGTCGTGGTCGGCCTCGCCGCCAAGCCGCTGATCGAGGGGCCGCTGGCCTCGTTGTGGGTGGTGGCGGGCTCGCTCATCGTCGGCAGCGGCGTGATGTGGGCGGCCGACCAGATGGGCCGGCACAAGCGGGGTGAGGACGACACCTCGTTCAAGGACGCGATGCTCGTCGGCAGCTCCCAGATCCTCGCGCTGCTCTTTCCCGGGTTCTCCCGCTCCGGCGCGACCATGTCCACCGCGCTCATCCTGGACCTGGACCGGGTCGCCGCCACCCGCCTGTCGTTCTTCCTCGGCATTCCCGCTCTCACCGGCGCCGGCATCTACGAGCTGAAGGACGCCCTGGGCACCGGCGCCGGGGCGGCGCCCCTGGCCGTCGGCACGGCGGTGTCCTTCGTGGTCGCCTACGCCTCCATCGCCTGGTTGCTGAAGTTCGTCGCCAAGCACTCCTTCAACGCGTTCGTCGTCTACCGGATCGTCGTCGGACTGGCCCTGTTCGGACTGCTCGCCACTGGGGTCCTCGACAGCTGA
- a CDS encoding FadR/GntR family transcriptional regulator has protein sequence MEAVLTHLRGAIERGEYAIGDKLPSEAELCRTLEVSRPVLREALRALQTMGLTVAKTGKGTFVIANTVEDPTFGDYAASDLLEVRRHVEVPVAGYAARRRTAENLDHLAHLLERMERETDTTAWVAMDTLFHLAVAEAAQNPVFRRVIEEIRDALARQSAFLNELGGRREQSNREHRAIVEALIDGSETDAVEAMSHHLDRVETTLTDIVRAAGTDAPLEGGPEA, from the coding sequence ATGGAAGCGGTCCTCACCCACCTCCGAGGCGCCATCGAACGCGGCGAGTACGCCATCGGCGACAAGCTCCCCTCCGAGGCGGAGCTCTGCCGCACCCTCGAGGTGTCCCGGCCCGTGCTGCGGGAGGCCCTGCGCGCCCTGCAGACCATGGGCCTGACGGTCGCCAAGACCGGCAAGGGCACCTTCGTGATCGCCAACACCGTCGAGGACCCCACCTTCGGCGACTACGCGGCCAGCGACCTGCTCGAGGTGCGCCGCCACGTGGAGGTCCCGGTCGCCGGGTACGCGGCCCGGCGCCGCACCGCGGAGAACCTGGACCACCTCGCCCATCTGCTCGAGCGCATGGAGCGGGAGACGGACACCACCGCGTGGGTCGCGATGGACACCCTCTTCCACCTGGCCGTCGCCGAAGCCGCCCAGAACCCGGTCTTCCGCCGGGTCATCGAGGAGATCCGGGACGCACTGGCGCGTCAGTCGGCCTTCCTCAACGAACTGGGCGGCCGGCGCGAGCAGTCCAACCGCGAGCACCGGGCGATCGTCGAAGCGCTGATCGACGGTTCCGAGACCGACGCCGTGGAGGCCATGAGCCACCACCTCGACCGCGTCGAGACCACCCTCACCGACATCGTCCGCGCCGCCGGCACGGACGCCCCCCTGGAAGGCGGACCCGAGGCGTGA